A genomic stretch from Sphingobacterium sp. ML3W includes:
- a CDS encoding TonB-dependent receptor → MFLKPYTGRAMYRPAIRLLLYMKLTVMLCIAAVLQTFASVKAQKITVNAQHETLKKVMKSIQKQQGYHFFFRGAQIANIPITARIEEASLQQAMDMIVAGKNLQWTLVDKMIVIREAEKTIPVYTYVQHEITGVVQDNNGKPIAGVTVQIKGTNNRTQTDASGRFKLSGAAQAILQISSVGYMTQELSTNGKNTIQVVLQNSNMDIGEVVVIGYGSVKKSDLTGSVSSIGSSQITQVNTVSNVAQALQGQAAGVRVNQASGQPGEAMKIQIRGVNSLSASNDPLYVVDGMPLDGLSAQLNPEDIENISVLKDASSTAIYGSRGANGVIMITTKKGKSGKTQIGYSNYFGVQNLRKRIDVLNAQDFANLQNEVTQNNNISKNENKPLPWTDEQIRNLGKGTDWQDLVYRSAMVQNHDLNLSGGNDATKYYTSFGYLNQDGTIRNSGFQRLSFRGNIEHRLWDRVTFSTSMSLQNSKYNRAQYESADGGGGIPWSSMVLPPTMQVYDQNGNYTKFTGVSWGETNPVGLSENWNNTSNNLRIIGNASLAVDITDGLKLKSSIGIDQGTTKNDLYYPGTISLGQRTDANGKPIFGVASKSYNSSVTIISENVLEYEKDFGQHHINAVAGFTYQKSKGDNLNSGSGIGFVSDLYENNAIGSAITKGLPSTSYGDNKLISYLGRINYGFADRYFLTLTGRYDGSSRFGLNQKFAFFTSAALAWNVHKEEFLKDQELLSQFKIRGSYGKSGNQGIGNYQTLANVSARDIVFDSKIGTGFFLSSMANPNLKWESTKQTDLGLELGFLDNRIQVVADYYNKRTEDLLLNVTLPGSSGFNSVLQNIGVVQNRGFEFQVSARPNIGEEFTWNTSLNLSANRTKVLDIGRDAYGQPITYKEIGAGGNWFPTIVGQSMMQLYGFTVEGTYKTDQEAKDNGEPDKRAGDYRFKNWDGEGLVSASDDRTVISHLEPKFTFGFNNRFTYRNIDFSFLIVGSYGNDIVNEFRKYNISLNGSWNPTYEAYNNRWTGTGEAQFDRPSEKSGSAIRDYANSLWVENGSYLRLRDVTIGYTFPKNLLQSWHLSNLRVYLSAQNYLTITKYSGYDPEVSWASASVNGWDRGNYPAFKSITAGLRVNF, encoded by the coding sequence ATGTTTTTAAAACCATATACTGGACGGGCTATGTATCGTCCGGCGATCCGATTATTACTCTATATGAAATTAACGGTTATGCTATGTATTGCTGCTGTCCTACAGACCTTCGCAAGTGTCAAAGCACAGAAGATTACCGTAAACGCGCAGCATGAAACTTTAAAAAAGGTGATGAAATCCATTCAGAAGCAACAGGGGTATCACTTCTTCTTTCGCGGTGCGCAGATTGCCAATATTCCGATTACAGCGCGTATCGAAGAGGCGAGTTTACAACAAGCTATGGATATGATCGTCGCGGGGAAAAATTTGCAATGGACCCTCGTCGATAAGATGATTGTGATCCGGGAAGCAGAAAAGACGATTCCCGTCTATACCTATGTACAGCATGAAATCACTGGAGTCGTACAGGACAACAACGGTAAACCGATTGCAGGGGTTACTGTGCAGATTAAAGGAACAAACAATCGCACCCAGACGGATGCTAGTGGCCGATTTAAATTGAGTGGAGCGGCGCAGGCTATCTTGCAAATCTCTTCTGTGGGTTACATGACGCAGGAGCTGTCGACAAACGGTAAAAATACGATACAAGTTGTGCTACAAAATTCCAATATGGACATTGGTGAAGTTGTAGTCATAGGTTACGGGTCCGTCAAAAAGTCTGATTTGACAGGATCAGTATCGAGCATAGGATCCAGTCAAATTACACAGGTCAATACCGTTTCCAATGTGGCGCAGGCATTACAGGGGCAAGCCGCTGGTGTTCGGGTCAATCAGGCCTCAGGACAACCCGGTGAAGCAATGAAAATTCAGATCCGAGGTGTCAATTCACTTTCCGCCAGCAATGATCCCCTATACGTAGTCGATGGTATGCCTTTGGATGGTCTATCGGCACAGTTGAACCCAGAAGATATCGAGAACATTTCGGTACTGAAAGATGCTTCTTCAACGGCAATCTATGGTTCCAGAGGAGCCAATGGGGTTATTATGATTACCACAAAAAAGGGGAAAAGTGGAAAAACACAAATTGGATATAGCAACTATTTCGGTGTACAAAATTTGCGGAAACGTATTGATGTGCTCAATGCACAGGATTTTGCCAATCTGCAAAATGAAGTAACCCAAAATAATAATATCAGCAAAAATGAAAATAAACCTTTGCCCTGGACTGATGAACAGATCCGCAACCTAGGTAAAGGGACCGATTGGCAGGATTTGGTATATCGTTCTGCAATGGTACAAAATCATGACCTTAATCTCAGCGGTGGTAATGATGCGACAAAATACTACACCTCTTTTGGTTATCTTAATCAAGATGGAACTATCCGAAATTCTGGATTTCAACGTTTATCCTTTCGGGGTAATATCGAGCATAGGCTTTGGGATAGAGTGACCTTTTCGACATCGATGTCTCTACAAAATTCGAAGTACAACCGCGCACAATATGAAAGTGCTGATGGTGGTGGAGGGATTCCTTGGTCAAGTATGGTATTGCCTCCGACGATGCAGGTTTATGACCAAAATGGGAATTATACCAAATTTACGGGGGTATCCTGGGGGGAGACAAACCCTGTGGGATTATCCGAGAATTGGAACAATACCTCCAATAATCTCCGGATTATTGGAAATGCAAGTTTGGCCGTGGATATTACAGACGGTTTAAAATTAAAGAGCAGTATTGGAATAGATCAAGGAACAACTAAAAATGATCTTTACTATCCAGGGACGATTAGTTTGGGACAACGGACAGATGCAAATGGAAAACCAATTTTTGGCGTCGCTTCCAAAAGTTATAATAGTTCCGTTACGATTATTAGTGAAAATGTCCTGGAGTACGAAAAAGATTTCGGGCAGCATCACATAAATGCGGTCGCTGGATTTACTTATCAGAAGAGCAAAGGTGATAATCTCAACAGTGGTAGTGGTATTGGTTTTGTCAGTGATTTGTATGAAAACAATGCTATTGGTTCGGCTATTACGAAGGGCTTGCCTTCTACGTCTTATGGAGACAATAAACTGATATCCTATCTTGGGCGGATCAATTATGGTTTCGCAGACCGTTATTTCCTGACATTGACAGGCCGATATGATGGCTCTTCACGTTTTGGTCTCAATCAAAAGTTCGCCTTTTTCACTTCTGCTGCCTTGGCTTGGAATGTTCATAAGGAAGAATTCTTAAAAGACCAGGAACTGCTTTCTCAGTTTAAAATCCGCGGATCTTATGGAAAGTCCGGAAATCAAGGTATAGGTAACTACCAAACACTGGCCAACGTGAGTGCAAGGGATATAGTATTTGACAGTAAGATCGGAACAGGCTTTTTCCTGTCTTCGATGGCTAATCCAAACCTCAAATGGGAATCAACCAAGCAGACAGACTTGGGCTTAGAGTTGGGATTCTTGGACAATAGGATTCAGGTTGTGGCGGACTACTATAACAAACGCACAGAAGACTTGTTGCTCAATGTGACCTTACCAGGATCAAGTGGCTTTAACTCCGTCTTACAAAATATCGGTGTTGTTCAAAATCGTGGATTTGAGTTTCAGGTTTCTGCCCGACCGAATATTGGGGAGGAATTTACTTGGAATACCTCACTTAATCTATCCGCCAATCGTACCAAAGTATTAGACATCGGACGCGACGCATATGGACAGCCGATTACCTACAAGGAAATCGGCGCTGGAGGTAACTGGTTTCCGACCATTGTAGGTCAATCCATGATGCAGTTATATGGTTTTACCGTGGAAGGCACCTACAAAACCGATCAGGAGGCAAAGGATAATGGAGAGCCAGATAAGCGTGCTGGAGATTACCGTTTTAAAAACTGGGATGGTGAGGGCCTTGTTTCAGCGAGTGATGATCGGACGGTAATCAGTCATTTGGAACCCAAATTTACCTTCGGTTTTAACAATCGCTTTACCTACAGAAATATTGATTTTTCCTTTTTGATCGTCGGAAGTTATGGTAATGATATTGTCAATGAATTCCGTAAGTACAATATTTCGCTCAATGGCAGTTGGAATCCTACGTATGAGGCCTACAATAACCGTTGGACGGGTACAGGAGAAGCGCAGTTTGATCGTCCAAGTGAGAAAAGTGGCAGTGCAATCCGGGACTATGCCAACTCGCTGTGGGTCGAGAATGGCTCTTATTTGCGCCTGCGTGATGTGACCATAGGTTATACTTTTCCCAAGAACCTGTTGCAATCTTGGCATTTGTCCAACCTGCGGGTGTATCTCAGTGCACAGAATTATTTGACCATAACCAAGTATAGTGGTTATGATCCGGAGGTATCTTGGGCTTCCGCCTCTGTAAATGGTTGGGACCGCGGTAACTATCCCGCTTTTAAGTCCATTACCGCAGGTTTAAGAGTTAATTTTTAA